The Uranotaenia lowii strain MFRU-FL unplaced genomic scaffold, ASM2978415v1 HiC_scaffold_62, whole genome shotgun sequence genome contains the following window.
TCCATCTCCCCCAACGGCAGcccaacagcaacagcagtaTCAACAACAGCAAGCTGCTCGTTACCAACAGTATCAACAGGATCAGGCAGCTAAACAAGCGGCTCCAACAGCTCAGGATCAGCCTGATTCTAAACCGAAACAACCACCACCACCGGTTGCCAACGATCCAATCAGCAAAATCCAAAGGATCCAACGGGACGTTCTCGACATCTTCGATCAAGTCGAGCGGTTCCAGGGCGGCAAAGACGGCAAACGGGACAAGACGTATATTTATTTGGATGAAATGCTAACGCAGAATCTCCTGAAGCTAGATTCGATCGATGCAGAAGATCAACCACAGATCAAATCGGCTCGCCGAGAAGCAATCAAAAGTATAAACCACTGCATTGCCGTACTGGAGGCCAAGGCAGAAGCAGCTGGTACTCCCGAATCGTCGATGCCTACCAGCGGTAGCAGTGATAAGCTCCCAAACGGGACTGCAGCCAATCGGACCGGTTCCGGCGGCTCTTTATCGCAATCCTCGTCCATCTCTAACAATAATTCATCTAGTCAGCAGCAGTCTGGGGAGCAGCAGTAAGCTTCCCAAATTCTTTTTCACGTGTTGTCTATTCTTTGAGATCTTGGAACTTTTTTAACAGCGCTTTTCACCGCTGGTAGCGTATGATACCTAAATAAGTTTGTGCAATTTGTCTTTTGATATTTCAATCTTTCGAGAACAGACAAAAGTGCTGTTACTCCAGTTTATTTTTCTCGATATATGTGAGTCATATATTTATACGTTTTCAAATTTAACTGtcgtaaaaaaaatgtgttggtTATTTCTTTTCCATAGTTTTCCTCAAAACATAATAACTTATCCACTGCGATAGTTATTTCAAACACATCGAGGTCGGTTAGGCTAAAATACATAATATGGAATGCCCTCTTTCTCGGTATACTTGACTTATATTGTTCATTAGTCTGGATAGTttgtgaaaaatgaaataattctcTCACTCCAATCAGTCAAGAACAGtttcatagaaattttattaagtgccatttttttctcttgattttcaacttcaataataaataatatgTGACTTCGCCTTCGTCGATTGCCATGCAATCTATTTGAGTCAATTGGTGTATTGACGACATAAGGATGTTAGCTTCTTGAGATTTGGATTTGCATATCAATTCCAATGAGTTTATTGTTAATCCgtccttcaaaaattttcaaagagaagcTGTTTTGCAGttctttatttcattatttttttttcttattcattgAATGATTGCACATTTTCACTGTATGTAGGTAGTAGGTCTAGGAAAACAACAAACTGAAAGTGATTCACCTAGCGAAAGGTAGTTTAATATCTCACAAACATCATGTAcccaaaacaagtttttttttgtttttcatcataATTCAATGTTCAGCTTGTACAACTAGCACTTATTAATACTCTAAATCCAACTGCGTCtttcaaattcaatcatttactTCAAGCCAAAAccacttattttgtttgttaagaTACAGAAACTCAGTCTACCATAACTTATATTTGAAGCAGTCAGTGCACTAGTGAAACTACGACACATTTCGGAATTGAGCTCTTAACGATCACTGTTGGTCTTGTTTAGGCACACACGCTTTTTAGTTTGTTCTAGTAAGCATCTTTTAGTAACTTGTAACATACCTAAGATCAAGCCTACATTTGATGATGATAACAAAGGATTTATTCTTAAGTTAACACTTCTAGATAgaaattatggttttttttgcaaatattacATACTCGAAATTTGAGAGTAGAAAGCACCGATTGAGGCAAACAAATTTCGGGTGGCTTCACTAGGAAACACATATGAAAGTATATTGCGTAAGAAACCAGAGTATATTtattgttcgttttttttttttgtttatctccCCCACCTCTATTTTCTTTATAGGCTTAGTTTAACAATTATTGTAAACTAATTTATGTGCTACACCAACACCATACACTTCGAATGATATGCCTATAAACTGTAGAAAGAAGATTAAAGTTACTGAAAACAATTAAcaacataaatcaaaatatcttgAACACAATTCACTCAAACAGATTCTAATGGATAGAAAGCAAGTGTTGAGTAAGTAAAATATACAGTTATACAACAAATGTAAAACTTTGAACACTGTTTAATAAACAAGAGCGAGAAATATTAttaatacaataaaaatgatcgaattaatattgaaaaaattaaataaaatcagtaaaaacTTAAGCTCTATTTAGTACACAATTTGAATCGAAGAAACTGTTTACTGATGCCGAAAAATTGACCCAATGGCAGCTttgcttttttgtattttacagGCCttcttcctaattttttttttacaaagcatAGCTAAGGTTCATCGATTCAGTTCCCGGTTTGTCTGAAAAcatatattttgtcattttttttttagaggcAAAAAGTTGTACGGTGAGTATTCCACATTTAatagaaaaacatatttttctaacGGGTCTTCAATAAACATTAATAAGGCCTGAACAAATaccaatttcttcttttgtcaacccccccccccccctcgaaaTTCCCAAAAAtgaggggaataaataaagttttaattattttatggaaatttcgtaaaaaaatatcaaatatacaaaacattacaagagcaaaaaacaaattgtggcaGATGGGAGTTTCATGACCATTTGTACCATTTGTACCTACCTACTTGATTAATAGGTTTTGTGCGATTGTATACTGATTAGCATAaattcatttggcataaagccgtttggcataacgccgtttggcataaaagtcgtttggcataaagtcgtttggtttggcataatggtc
Protein-coding sequences here:
- the LOC129760468 gene encoding BAG domain-containing protein Samui — its product is MSQQEPQSTQPTVRHIPIFVEGRSEPLLNKLPDPPASEKPSNNPQHSASFERNTHTMPEAPRMEMPSHNSDFFKQHGSIFDRARDFPVRSFPNSSSFFKQANSSPARESSPARQVPIFATESSVPPSHQQASAHPQSAPRGSSMPRQTPSPPTAAQQQQQYQQQQAARYQQYQQDQAAKQAAPTAQDQPDSKPKQPPPPVANDPISKIQRIQRDVLDIFDQVERFQGGKDGKRDKTYIYLDEMLTQNLLKLDSIDAEDQPQIKSARREAIKSINHCIAVLEAKAEAAGTPESSMPTSGSSDKLPNGTAANRTGSGGSLSQSSSISNNNSSSQQQSGEQQ